From a region of the Hippopotamus amphibius kiboko isolate mHipAmp2 chromosome 3, mHipAmp2.hap2, whole genome shotgun sequence genome:
- the SYVN1 gene encoding E3 ubiquitin-protein ligase synoviolin isoform X2, protein MFRTAVMMAASLALTGAVVAHAYYLKHQFYPTVVYLTKSSPSMAVLYIQAFVLVFLLGKVMGKVFFGQLRAAEMEHLLERSWYAVTETCLAFTVFRDDFSPRFVALFTLLLFLKCFHWLAEDRVDFMERSPNISWLFHCRIVSLMFLLGILDFLFVSHAYHSILTRGASVQLVFGFEYAILMTMVLTIFIKYVLHSVDLQSENPWDNKAVYMLYTELFTGFIKVLLYMAFMTIMIKVHTFPLFAIRPMYLAMRQFKKAVTDAIMSRRAIRNMNTLYPDATPEELQAMDNVCIICREEMVTGAKRLPCNHIFHTSCLRSWFQRQQTCPTCRMDVLRASLPTQSPPPPEPADQGPPPAPHPPPLLPQPPNFPQGLLPPFPPGMFPLWPPMGPFPPVPPPPSSGEAVAPPSTSAALSRPSGAATTTAASAASAPAPGSASAPEAGPAPGFPFPPPWMGMPLPPPFAFPPMPVPPAGFAGLTQEELRALEGHERQHLEARLQSLRNIHTLLDAAMLQINQYLTVLASLGPPRPTTSASPTEETAPTAATAASSTSTPSSEATTPSPGTSPPAPEPEKPPAPESAGPEELPEDGEPDAAELRRRRLQKLESPVAH, encoded by the exons ATGTTCCGCACCGCCGTGATGATGGCGGCCAGCCTGGCGCTGACCGGGGCCGTGGTGGCCCATGCCTACTACCTCAAGCACCAGTTCTACCCCACTGTGGTGTACCTGACCAAGTCTAGCCCCAGCATGGCA GTCCTGTACATCCAGGCCTTCGTCCTTGTCTTCCTCTTGGGCAAGGTGATGGGCAAGGTGTTCTTCGGACAGCTGAGGGCAGCAGAGATGGAG CACCTTCTGGAACGTTCCTGGTATGCTGTCACTGAGACTTGTCTGGCCTTCACGGTCTTTCGGGATGACTTCAGCCCCCGCTTTGTTGCACTCTtcactctccttctcttcctcaagTGTTTTCACTGGCTGGCTGAGGACCGTGTGGACTTT ATGGAACGCAGCCCCAATATCTCCTGGCTCTTTCACTGCCGCATTGTCT CCCTTATGTTCCTCCTGGGTATCCTGGACTTCCTCTTCGTCAGCCATGCCTATCACAGCATCCTGACCCGTGGGGCCTCTGTGCAGCTGGTGTTTGGCTTTGAG TATGCCATCCTGATGACTATGGTACTCACCATCTTTATCAAGTACGTGCTGCACTCCGTGGACCTCCAGAGCGAGAATCCCTGGGACAATAAGGCCGTGTACATGCTCTACACGGAGCTATTTACAG GTTTCATCAAGGTTCTGCTGTACATGGCTTTCATGACCATCATGATCAAGGTGCACACTTTCCCTCTCTTTGCCATCCGGCCTATGTACCTGGCTATGAG GCAGTTCAAGAAAGCTGTGACAGATGCCATCATGTCTCGCCGAGCTATCCGCAACATGAACACACT GTATCCAGATGCCACCCCAGAGGAACTCCAGGCAATGGACAATGTCTGCATTATCTGCCGAGAAGAGATGGTGACTGGTGCCAAGAGACTGCCCTGCAACCACATTTTCCATACCAG CTGCCTGCGCTCCTGGTTCCAGCGGCAGCAGACCTGCCCTACCTGCCGTATGGATGTCCTTCGGGCATCGCTGCCGACCCAGTCACCACCGCCCCCTGAACCTGCGGATCAGGGGCCaccacctgctccccaccccccaccgctcctgccccagccccccaaCT TCCCCCagggcctcctgcctcccttccctccaggcATGTTCCCGCTGTGGCCCCCCATGGGCCCCTTTCCTCCTGTTCCACCTCCCCCCAGCTCAGGAGAGGCTGTGGCCCCTCCGTCCACCAGTGCAG CCCTTTCTCGGCCCAGTGGAGCAGCCACAACCACAGCTGCTTCTGCTGCCTCTGCCCCAGCACCTGGCTCTGCCTCCGCCCCCGAAGCTGGCCCCgccccaggcttccccttccctcctccctggatGGGCATGCCGCTGCCTCCACCCTTTG ccTTCCCCCCGAtgcctgtgcctcctgcaggCTTTGCGGGGCTGACCCAAGAGGAGCTGCGGGCTCTGGAAGGCCATGAGCGGCAGCACCTGGAGGCCCGGCTGCAGAGCCTGCGCAACATCCACACGCTGCTGGACGCCGCCATGCTGCAGATCAACCAGTACCTCACCGTGCTCGCCTCCCTGGG GCCACCCCGGCCCACCACCTCAGCCAGCCCCACTGAGGAGACTGCCCCTACAGCTGCCACTGCTGCCTCCTCCACCAGCACCCCCAGCTCTGAGGCCACCACCCCATCCCCGGGAacctccccaccagcccctgAACCTGAAAAGCCTCCAG CTCCAGAGTCCGCGGGCCCCGAGGAGCTGCCTGAGGATGGGGAGCCTGACGCGGCAGagctccgccgccgccgcctgcagAAGTTGGAGTCCCCTGTTGCCCACTGA
- the MRPL49 gene encoding 39S ribosomal protein L49, mitochondrial, producing the protein MVAAMFRAVLRGWRTGVPPGCGLRRLSQTQGSPDYPSFMESVDEYRFVERLFPPISIPKPPKHEHYPTPSGWQPPRDPPPNLPYFVRRSRMHNIPVYKDITHGNRQMTVIRKVEGDIWALQKDVEDFLSPLLGKTPITQVNEVTGTLRVKGYFDQQLKAWLLEKGF; encoded by the exons ATGGTAGCCGCCATGTTTCGTGCTGTGCTGCGGGGCTGGAGAACTGGTGTCCCGCCGGGCTGCGGGCTACGGCGACTG agcCAGACCCAGGGGTCTCCTGATTACCCCAGCTTCATGGAGTCTGTGGATGAATACCGTTTTGTGGAGCGCCTGTTTCCCCCCATCAGCATCCCAAAGCCCCCAAAGCATGAACATTATCCCACTCCTAGTGGCTGGCAACCCCCCAGAG ACCCCCCACCCAACCTGCCCTATTTTGTGCGGCGCTCTCGGATGCACAACATCCCGGTCTACAAGGATATCACACATGGAAACCGGCAGATGACTGTGATCCGGAAGGTGGAGGGGGACATTTGG GCCCTGCAGAAGGATGTGGAAGATTTTCTGAGCCCGCTGCTGGGGAAGACACCTATCACCCAGGTCAATGAGGTGACAGGTACTCTTCGGGTCAAGGGCTACTTTGACCAGCAGCTCAAAGCCTGGCTCCTGGAGAAGGGCTTCTGA
- the SYVN1 gene encoding E3 ubiquitin-protein ligase synoviolin isoform X1: MFRTAVMMAASLALTGAVVAHAYYLKHQFYPTVVYLTKSSPSMAVLYIQAFVLVFLLGKVMGKVFFGQLRAAEMEHLLERSWYAVTETCLAFTVFRDDFSPRFVALFTLLLFLKCFHWLAEDRVDFMERSPNISWLFHCRIVSLMFLLGILDFLFVSHAYHSILTRGASVQLVFGFEYAILMTMVLTIFIKYVLHSVDLQSENPWDNKAVYMLYTELFTGFIKVLLYMAFMTIMIKVHTFPLFAIRPMYLAMRQFKKAVTDAIMSRRAIRNMNTLYPDATPEELQAMDNVCIICREEMVTGAKRLPCNHIFHTSCLRSWFQRQQTCPTCRMDVLRASLPTQSPPPPEPADQGPPPAPHPPPLLPQPPNFPQGLLPPFPPGMFPLWPPMGPFPPVPPPPSSGEAVAPPSTSAAALSRPSGAATTTAASAASAPAPGSASAPEAGPAPGFPFPPPWMGMPLPPPFAFPPMPVPPAGFAGLTQEELRALEGHERQHLEARLQSLRNIHTLLDAAMLQINQYLTVLASLGPPRPTTSASPTEETAPTAATAASSTSTPSSEATTPSPGTSPPAPEPEKPPAPESAGPEELPEDGEPDAAELRRRRLQKLESPVAH; the protein is encoded by the exons ATGTTCCGCACCGCCGTGATGATGGCGGCCAGCCTGGCGCTGACCGGGGCCGTGGTGGCCCATGCCTACTACCTCAAGCACCAGTTCTACCCCACTGTGGTGTACCTGACCAAGTCTAGCCCCAGCATGGCA GTCCTGTACATCCAGGCCTTCGTCCTTGTCTTCCTCTTGGGCAAGGTGATGGGCAAGGTGTTCTTCGGACAGCTGAGGGCAGCAGAGATGGAG CACCTTCTGGAACGTTCCTGGTATGCTGTCACTGAGACTTGTCTGGCCTTCACGGTCTTTCGGGATGACTTCAGCCCCCGCTTTGTTGCACTCTtcactctccttctcttcctcaagTGTTTTCACTGGCTGGCTGAGGACCGTGTGGACTTT ATGGAACGCAGCCCCAATATCTCCTGGCTCTTTCACTGCCGCATTGTCT CCCTTATGTTCCTCCTGGGTATCCTGGACTTCCTCTTCGTCAGCCATGCCTATCACAGCATCCTGACCCGTGGGGCCTCTGTGCAGCTGGTGTTTGGCTTTGAG TATGCCATCCTGATGACTATGGTACTCACCATCTTTATCAAGTACGTGCTGCACTCCGTGGACCTCCAGAGCGAGAATCCCTGGGACAATAAGGCCGTGTACATGCTCTACACGGAGCTATTTACAG GTTTCATCAAGGTTCTGCTGTACATGGCTTTCATGACCATCATGATCAAGGTGCACACTTTCCCTCTCTTTGCCATCCGGCCTATGTACCTGGCTATGAG GCAGTTCAAGAAAGCTGTGACAGATGCCATCATGTCTCGCCGAGCTATCCGCAACATGAACACACT GTATCCAGATGCCACCCCAGAGGAACTCCAGGCAATGGACAATGTCTGCATTATCTGCCGAGAAGAGATGGTGACTGGTGCCAAGAGACTGCCCTGCAACCACATTTTCCATACCAG CTGCCTGCGCTCCTGGTTCCAGCGGCAGCAGACCTGCCCTACCTGCCGTATGGATGTCCTTCGGGCATCGCTGCCGACCCAGTCACCACCGCCCCCTGAACCTGCGGATCAGGGGCCaccacctgctccccaccccccaccgctcctgccccagccccccaaCT TCCCCCagggcctcctgcctcccttccctccaggcATGTTCCCGCTGTGGCCCCCCATGGGCCCCTTTCCTCCTGTTCCACCTCCCCCCAGCTCAGGAGAGGCTGTGGCCCCTCCGTCCACCAGTGCAG CAGCCCTTTCTCGGCCCAGTGGAGCAGCCACAACCACAGCTGCTTCTGCTGCCTCTGCCCCAGCACCTGGCTCTGCCTCCGCCCCCGAAGCTGGCCCCgccccaggcttccccttccctcctccctggatGGGCATGCCGCTGCCTCCACCCTTTG ccTTCCCCCCGAtgcctgtgcctcctgcaggCTTTGCGGGGCTGACCCAAGAGGAGCTGCGGGCTCTGGAAGGCCATGAGCGGCAGCACCTGGAGGCCCGGCTGCAGAGCCTGCGCAACATCCACACGCTGCTGGACGCCGCCATGCTGCAGATCAACCAGTACCTCACCGTGCTCGCCTCCCTGGG GCCACCCCGGCCCACCACCTCAGCCAGCCCCACTGAGGAGACTGCCCCTACAGCTGCCACTGCTGCCTCCTCCACCAGCACCCCCAGCTCTGAGGCCACCACCCCATCCCCGGGAacctccccaccagcccctgAACCTGAAAAGCCTCCAG CTCCAGAGTCCGCGGGCCCCGAGGAGCTGCCTGAGGATGGGGAGCCTGACGCGGCAGagctccgccgccgccgcctgcagAAGTTGGAGTCCCCTGTTGCCCACTGA
- the FAU gene encoding FAU ubiquitin-like and ribosomal protein S30, which translates to MQLFVRAQELHTLEVTGQETVAQIKAHVASLEGIAPEDQVLLLAGTPLEDEATLGQCGVEALSTLEVAGRMLGGKVHGSLARAGKVRGQTPKVAKQEKKKKKTGRAKRRMQYNRRFVNVVPTFGKKKGPNANS; encoded by the exons ATGCAGCTCTTTGTCCGCGCCCAGGAGTTACACACACTCGAGGTGACCGGTCAGGAGACGGTCGCCCAGATCAAG GCTCATGTAGCTTCGTTGGAGGGCATCGCGCCAGAAGATCAAGTCCTGCTCCTGGCAGGCACGCCCTTAGAGGATGAGGCTACCCTGGGCCAGTGTGGGGTGGAGGCCCTGAGCACTCTGGAAGTAGCCGGTCGCATGCTTGGAG GTAAAGTCCATGGTTCCCTGGCCCGTGCTGGGAAAGTAAGAGGTCAGACTCCCAAG GTGgccaaacaagagaaaaagaagaagaagaccgGCCGGGCCAAGAGGCGTATGCAGTACAACCGGCGCTTTGTCAATGTTGTGCCTACCTTTGGCAAGAAGAAGGGCCCCAATGCCAACTCTTAA